In one Pyxidicoccus xibeiensis genomic region, the following are encoded:
- a CDS encoding MXAN_2562 family outer membrane beta-barrel protein — protein MSRAITLGVAALLSALPAWGQDTSSVTADEVTLQSPRSGAVLLRLGGYKPLVDEEPGLGDNKPYEDTFGDASLLLFEMELQRYFYQGIGTAGVGLSAGYAEKYAASRLASGGGRAAEQTALKVIPLGLNAFYKFDYAAFEWGIPLVPYGKLGLIYTPWWITKGDSTEVARGNKASGAKWGWGATGGLAFMLDVLEPRFARDFDSDLGVNHSYLFAEYTYADVDNFGAGGLVLSSRRWMFGLALDY, from the coding sequence ATGAGTCGGGCAATCACCCTCGGTGTCGCGGCGCTGCTGTCCGCGCTACCCGCGTGGGGGCAGGATACGTCGTCGGTGACGGCGGACGAGGTGACGCTGCAGTCGCCCCGCTCGGGCGCGGTGCTGCTCCGCCTGGGCGGGTACAAGCCCCTGGTCGACGAGGAGCCGGGGCTCGGGGACAACAAGCCCTACGAGGACACCTTCGGCGACGCGTCGCTGCTGCTGTTCGAGATGGAGCTGCAGCGCTACTTCTACCAGGGCATCGGCACCGCGGGCGTTGGCCTGTCGGCCGGCTACGCGGAGAAGTACGCGGCCTCGCGGCTCGCGTCGGGCGGTGGCCGGGCGGCGGAGCAGACGGCGCTGAAGGTGATTCCGCTGGGCCTCAACGCCTTCTACAAGTTCGACTACGCCGCGTTCGAGTGGGGCATCCCCCTGGTGCCGTACGGCAAGCTGGGCCTCATCTACACGCCGTGGTGGATTACCAAGGGTGACAGCACCGAGGTGGCGCGGGGCAACAAGGCCTCCGGCGCCAAGTGGGGCTGGGGCGCCACCGGCGGCCTGGCCTTCATGCTGGACGTGCTGGAGCCGCGTTTCGCACGCGACTTCGACTCCGACCTCGGGGTGAACCACAGCTACCTGTTCGCCGAGTACACCTACGCGGATGTGGACAATTTCGGCGCCGGAGGGCTCGTCCTGTCCAGCCGG
- a CDS encoding MXAN_2561 family MXYO-CTERM-anchored protein, whose product MRLTFVGLLLFASTALGQTVTFSGTVIQQGDRIVVSKELCSTPRTITWTRSTGTLCDTLYIWISNDTCTGIPGTDDVLLEELSKTSTTTTGTENIVVSDILTRNGSSCDEEEVQRDFKLCATTRLFDSATTTNCRTTAETIGSPSVTVRFDSKAPTIPGAPSVTGLDKALSVTVTPPGDTTTMVVEVRALGTGADGGVEPTGEPVSRKEQSTDNTTFRMENLQNGVEYAVQAIAVDQAGNPSKPSDATLGTPVASFGFYEEYLNDGGAESGGCGAAGGGLAAGALAAFGFWLSSRRKQS is encoded by the coding sequence ATGCGCCTCACATTCGTTGGCCTCCTGCTCTTCGCGTCGACCGCCCTGGGACAGACTGTGACCTTCTCGGGCACGGTCATCCAGCAAGGCGACCGGATCGTCGTGTCCAAGGAGCTTTGCTCGACTCCTCGGACCATCACCTGGACGCGGTCGACCGGCACTCTGTGCGACACCCTCTACATCTGGATCTCCAACGACACCTGTACGGGAATCCCCGGGACCGATGACGTGCTCCTGGAGGAGCTCAGCAAGACCTCCACCACGACCACGGGGACCGAGAACATCGTCGTGTCGGATATCCTGACGCGCAACGGTTCCAGTTGCGACGAGGAGGAGGTGCAGCGCGACTTCAAGCTTTGCGCGACCACGCGCCTGTTCGACTCCGCCACCACGACGAACTGCAGGACCACCGCTGAGACCATCGGGAGCCCGTCCGTCACCGTGAGGTTCGACTCCAAGGCGCCAACGATTCCCGGTGCGCCGTCGGTGACGGGCCTGGACAAGGCGCTGAGCGTCACGGTGACGCCACCGGGTGACACGACGACGATGGTGGTGGAGGTGCGGGCGCTGGGCACGGGTGCCGACGGCGGCGTGGAGCCGACCGGTGAGCCGGTCTCCAGGAAGGAGCAGTCGACCGACAACACCACCTTCCGGATGGAGAATCTGCAGAACGGCGTCGAGTACGCCGTACAGGCCATCGCGGTGGACCAGGCGGGCAACCCGAGCAAGCCTTCCGATGCGACGCTGGGCACGCCCGTGGCGAGCTTCGGGTTCTACGAGGAGTACCTCAACGACGGCGGTGCCGAGTCGGGCGGGTGTGGCGCGGCGGGAGGGGGCCTTGCGGCAGGGGCGTTGGCGGCTTTCGGGTTCTGGTTGTCGTCGAGGAGGAAGCAGTCATGA
- a CDS encoding aspartate-semialdehyde dehydrogenase, producing MRDDLKIGVVGATGVVGREVLAALYAQDVPAERVRAFGSERSKGLDVEYGEDSLEVEQASAEAFRGLGLVLLATPAEASRRLAPLAQAAGAWVVDASNAFRGDGAVPLVLPGFNTDVLAATFKGRVVCLPGAITTAAVHVVEPLRTVFGVVRAQVTAMMAVSSAGVRGVAELEKQTADLLSGREPEPQALPNRVGFNLVPQVGGFMVNSPWTEEEGGWTLEAARLFATKGDAPVIAGTAVQVPTFYGHGLTVSVQLKKAAPAEQVRAALKTHRALKVLDVPGERVYPMPMLVTSDPAVHVGRVRSFPQAPEWVTLFAAVDNAGRGAALNLVEAGLRLAERPA from the coding sequence ATGAGAGATGACCTGAAAATCGGCGTGGTGGGTGCCACCGGCGTGGTGGGCCGCGAGGTGCTGGCCGCGCTGTACGCGCAGGACGTGCCCGCAGAGCGCGTGCGCGCCTTCGGCTCCGAGCGCTCGAAGGGCCTGGACGTGGAGTACGGCGAGGACTCGCTGGAGGTGGAGCAGGCGTCGGCGGAGGCCTTCCGGGGCCTGGGCCTGGTGCTGCTGGCCACTCCGGCGGAGGCGTCCCGCCGGCTGGCCCCGCTGGCGCAGGCCGCGGGCGCGTGGGTGGTGGACGCCAGCAACGCCTTCCGGGGCGACGGTGCCGTGCCCCTCGTCCTGCCGGGCTTCAACACGGACGTGCTGGCCGCGACGTTCAAGGGCCGCGTGGTGTGCCTGCCGGGCGCCATCACCACCGCCGCGGTGCACGTGGTGGAGCCCTTGCGGACGGTGTTTGGCGTGGTGCGCGCGCAGGTGACGGCGATGATGGCCGTGTCCAGCGCGGGCGTGCGCGGCGTGGCGGAGCTGGAGAAGCAGACGGCCGACCTGCTCTCCGGCCGCGAGCCGGAGCCCCAGGCCCTGCCCAACCGGGTGGGCTTCAACCTGGTGCCGCAGGTGGGCGGCTTCATGGTGAACTCGCCCTGGACGGAGGAGGAGGGTGGCTGGACGCTGGAGGCCGCCCGGCTGTTCGCCACCAAGGGCGACGCGCCCGTCATCGCCGGGACGGCCGTGCAGGTGCCGACCTTCTACGGCCACGGCCTCACCGTCAGCGTGCAGCTCAAGAAGGCCGCCCCGGCCGAGCAGGTGCGCGCCGCCCTCAAGACGCACCGGGCGCTCAAGGTGCTGGACGTCCCGGGCGAGCGCGTCTACCCCATGCCCATGCTCGTCACGTCGGACCCCGCCGTGCATGTGGGCCGGGTGCGCTCCTTCCCCCAGGCCCCCGAGTGGGTGACGCTCTTCGCCGCCGTGGACAACGCCGGCCGGGGCGCCGCCCTCAACCTGGTGGAGGCCGGCCTCCGCCTGGCCGAGCGCCCCGCCTGA
- the tsaB gene encoding tRNA (adenosine(37)-N6)-threonylcarbamoyltransferase complex dimerization subunit type 1 TsaB: MFLTLDTSTLTLSLALMEREPGGGLRTVEHVVVPPPQKQSELLPGVVGELLTRHGVKLAELEGLGVGLGPGSFTGLRIGLATVKSLAYAAGLKAAGASSLAALALRGPEDVPLYCLAVARKDDLYLGAYVRKGGTVEALEPETAMSPPEVAARLAAEPRAVALGPALVDYRAALESHGVAAHRLLSGHDFPSAVELARLVRFPEERSLQALFAMEPHYVRASEPERNPKFPPLPGPAPVARLKED, from the coding sequence ATGTTCCTCACGCTGGACACCTCCACGCTGACGCTGTCGCTCGCCCTGATGGAGCGCGAGCCCGGGGGCGGCCTGCGCACGGTGGAGCACGTGGTGGTGCCTCCGCCCCAGAAGCAGAGCGAGCTGCTGCCCGGCGTCGTCGGGGAGCTGCTCACCCGCCACGGCGTGAAGCTGGCGGAGCTGGAGGGGCTGGGCGTGGGCCTGGGGCCAGGCTCCTTCACGGGGCTGCGCATCGGCCTGGCCACGGTGAAGTCGCTGGCGTACGCGGCGGGCCTCAAGGCGGCGGGCGCGTCGTCGCTGGCGGCGCTGGCGCTGCGGGGCCCCGAGGACGTGCCGCTGTACTGCCTGGCCGTGGCGCGCAAGGACGACCTGTACCTGGGCGCCTACGTCCGCAAGGGCGGCACGGTGGAGGCGCTGGAGCCGGAGACGGCCATGTCGCCCCCCGAGGTCGCCGCGCGCCTGGCCGCCGAGCCCCGCGCGGTGGCGCTGGGCCCCGCGCTGGTGGACTACCGCGCCGCGCTGGAGTCGCACGGCGTGGCCGCGCACCGGTTGCTTTCGGGGCACGACTTCCCCTCGGCGGTGGAGCTGGCGCGGCTGGTGCGCTTCCCGGAGGAGCGCTCGCTGCAGGCGCTCTTCGCCATGGAGCCGCACTACGTGCGTGCCTCCGAGCCGGAGCGCAATCCGAAGTTTCCCCCGCTGCCCGGGCCGGCGCCCGTGGCACGGTTGAAGGAAGACTGA
- a CDS encoding septal ring lytic transglycosylase RlpA family protein, protein MRGIAVAVLLGTSLLTACAQRAAKPQPPEASTAKEGSTRAPTPGVTRREQMPRSYLGEGLASFYGPGLHGRPTASGERFNQNALTAAHRKERFGSCVRVVNMENGRKVDVRVNDRGPFVDGRIIDVSKAAGEKLGMLDKGVVRVRLYRCGTPVSQIPQASWTAPV, encoded by the coding sequence ATGCGAGGAATTGCCGTTGCCGTACTGCTGGGGACGAGCCTGCTCACCGCCTGCGCCCAGCGCGCGGCGAAGCCCCAGCCGCCGGAAGCGTCCACCGCGAAGGAGGGCTCCACCCGCGCGCCCACGCCGGGCGTGACGCGGCGCGAGCAGATGCCCCGCTCGTACCTGGGCGAGGGCCTGGCGTCCTTCTACGGCCCGGGCCTGCACGGCCGGCCCACCGCGAGCGGGGAGCGCTTCAACCAGAACGCCCTCACCGCCGCGCACCGCAAGGAGCGCTTTGGCTCCTGCGTGCGCGTGGTGAACATGGAGAACGGGCGCAAGGTGGACGTGCGCGTGAATGACCGCGGCCCCTTCGTGGACGGCCGCATCATCGACGTGTCCAAGGCCGCCGGAGAGAAGCTGGGCATGCTCGACAAGGGCGTGGTGCGCGTGCGGCTGTACCGCTGCGGCACCCCCGTGTCCCAGATTCCCCAAGCTTCGTGGACCGCTCCGGTGTAG
- the rseP gene encoding RIP metalloprotease RseP, translating into MLQIQNTGFFILLLGVLVTVHELGHFLVAKACGVKVLKFSIGFGPKLIGFTKGETEYQIALLPLGGYVKMAGDLPHEELSPEEASRGFLAQPPWKRGLIVLAGPAFNLIFPILIYFFVYLGPHQTTSTLVGNVSPGMPAVAAGIRPGDRILSVDGVEVRTFNDLTDAFVGRFGRPVPIVVDRGGERRTIQVTPDKSVETSPIDTVERGQIGVSPASRAAIVGVPPGSPAEQAGLRTFDRVLAVNDVPVQDEGRLHHAVSKHPEGTPLKLTVRRLDTVAAGVVTGRVPKVLEFTVARQAGEGLAALGAEPADLYLASVAPGSAAEKAGIKAGDRVISINGEKLHGFHQLAVRLNALKETPFTLVWRGEGGERTEKLAQAPLPTEDGMGTKSAPLALGVRSWMVTPSDVPPPDEVTVHLGPGAAFKQAALVVPTIVGQMVKVIGGLFVGSVPLSTVGGPIMMYQMASKSAEQGLDSFLHLMALISINLGVMNLLPIPVLDGFHLLSAAWEGIRRRPIPVRVREVANMVGLALLILLMLLAVTNDVTR; encoded by the coding sequence ATGCTCCAGATCCAGAACACCGGGTTCTTCATCCTGCTGCTCGGCGTGCTCGTGACGGTCCACGAGCTCGGCCACTTCCTCGTGGCCAAGGCCTGCGGGGTGAAGGTCCTGAAGTTCTCCATCGGCTTCGGACCGAAGCTGATTGGCTTCACCAAGGGCGAGACGGAGTACCAGATTGCCCTGCTGCCCCTGGGCGGCTACGTGAAGATGGCGGGAGACCTGCCCCACGAGGAGCTCAGCCCGGAGGAGGCCAGCCGGGGCTTCCTGGCGCAGCCCCCCTGGAAGCGCGGCCTCATCGTCCTGGCCGGGCCGGCCTTCAACCTCATCTTCCCCATCCTCATCTACTTCTTCGTCTACCTGGGGCCACACCAGACCACCTCCACCCTGGTGGGCAACGTCAGCCCGGGCATGCCCGCGGTCGCCGCCGGCATCCGCCCGGGTGACAGGATTCTCTCCGTGGATGGCGTGGAGGTGCGCACTTTCAACGACCTCACCGACGCGTTCGTCGGCCGCTTCGGGCGGCCCGTGCCCATCGTGGTGGACCGGGGCGGCGAGCGCCGCACCATCCAGGTGACGCCCGACAAGAGCGTGGAGACGTCCCCCATCGACACGGTGGAGCGGGGGCAGATTGGCGTGAGCCCGGCGTCCCGGGCGGCGATTGTCGGCGTGCCGCCGGGCTCGCCCGCCGAGCAGGCGGGCCTGCGCACCTTCGACCGAGTCCTGGCCGTCAACGACGTGCCGGTGCAGGACGAGGGACGGCTCCACCATGCGGTGAGCAAGCACCCGGAAGGCACGCCGCTGAAGCTCACCGTGCGGCGCCTGGACACGGTGGCGGCCGGCGTGGTGACGGGGCGCGTCCCCAAGGTGCTGGAGTTCACCGTGGCCCGGCAGGCGGGCGAGGGCCTGGCGGCGCTGGGCGCGGAGCCCGCGGACCTGTACCTCGCGTCGGTGGCGCCGGGCAGCGCGGCGGAGAAGGCGGGCATCAAGGCCGGTGACCGCGTCATCTCCATCAACGGGGAGAAGCTGCACGGCTTCCACCAGCTGGCGGTGCGGCTCAATGCCCTGAAGGAGACGCCCTTCACGCTGGTGTGGCGGGGCGAGGGCGGGGAGCGCACGGAGAAGCTGGCGCAGGCGCCGCTGCCGACGGAAGACGGCATGGGCACCAAGAGCGCGCCGCTGGCCCTCGGGGTGCGCAGCTGGATGGTGACGCCGTCGGACGTGCCCCCGCCGGACGAGGTGACGGTGCACCTGGGGCCGGGCGCGGCCTTCAAGCAGGCGGCGCTCGTGGTCCCCACCATCGTCGGGCAGATGGTGAAGGTCATCGGCGGCCTCTTCGTGGGCTCCGTGCCCCTGAGCACCGTGGGCGGGCCCATCATGATGTACCAGATGGCCTCCAAGAGCGCCGAGCAGGGGCTCGACAGCTTCCTGCACCTGATGGCCCTGATCTCCATCAACCTGGGGGTGATGAACCTGCTCCCCATCCCCGTGCTGGACGGCTTCCATCTGCTCTCGGCTGCCTGGGAGGGAATCCGCCGCCGCCCCATCCCTGTTCGGGTGCGTGAAGTCGCCAACATGGTCGGACTCGCGCTGCTCATCCTGCTGATGCTGCTGGCCGTGACGAACGACGTGACCCGCTAG
- a CDS encoding phosphatidate cytidylyltransferase has product MNDKNRNLVIRVVSAVTLLPLVLLLLFLGGVWSAGLLGVAAAACVGEYYLIVQKRLTVAAWVGMAFAAVLPFLPLKDAARTGETAFWLTIVFAFFAWIYHLFKGPLAEAPTRTAHLVNGFLLGAVGLTALSALRLLPQDGLAWVICALVITWANDTAAYFFGRFLGKHKLYPEVSPNKTWEGFFGGMVGSVGGMFIARGFFFPVFTVWDCVLLGIAGGILGPIGDLCESMLKRAYGVKDSGFLIPGHGGILDRIDALLFNAPLVFVYVQFVRGLLP; this is encoded by the coding sequence GTGAACGACAAGAACCGAAACCTCGTCATCCGCGTCGTCTCGGCAGTCACCCTCCTGCCGCTGGTGCTCCTGCTGCTCTTCCTGGGCGGGGTGTGGAGCGCCGGGCTGCTCGGGGTGGCCGCCGCGGCCTGCGTCGGCGAGTACTACCTCATCGTCCAGAAGCGGCTGACGGTGGCCGCCTGGGTGGGCATGGCCTTCGCCGCCGTCCTCCCGTTCCTTCCGCTGAAGGACGCGGCCCGCACGGGCGAGACGGCCTTCTGGCTGACCATCGTCTTCGCGTTCTTCGCGTGGATCTACCACCTCTTCAAGGGCCCGCTCGCCGAGGCCCCCACCCGCACCGCGCACCTGGTCAACGGCTTCCTGCTGGGCGCGGTGGGCCTCACCGCCCTGTCCGCCCTGCGGCTGCTGCCCCAGGACGGCCTGGCGTGGGTCATCTGTGCGCTGGTCATCACCTGGGCCAACGACACCGCCGCCTACTTCTTCGGGCGGTTCCTCGGGAAGCACAAGCTCTACCCCGAGGTGAGCCCCAACAAGACGTGGGAGGGGTTCTTCGGGGGCATGGTGGGCTCGGTGGGCGGCATGTTCATCGCCCGGGGCTTCTTCTTCCCCGTCTTCACCGTGTGGGACTGCGTGCTGCTGGGCATCGCCGGCGGAATCCTCGGCCCCATCGGCGACCTGTGTGAGTCCATGCTCAAGCGGGCCTATGGGGTGAAGGACTCGGGCTTCCTCATCCCCGGGCACGGCGGCATCCTGGACCGCATCGACGCGCTGCTGTTCAACGCCCCCCTGGTGTTCGTCTACGTGCAGTTCGTGCGCGGCCTGCTCCCGTAG
- the uppS gene encoding polyprenyl diphosphate synthase, translated as MERPVVVSALELQVKARPMPRHVGIIMDGNGRWAESRGLPRLEGHREGSASVREVTRTARRVGIQALTLYAFSSQNWARPAEEVAGLMELLRDYLERERAEILDNGIRLNAVGDVDRLPRYVREPLDRLIADSAHNTGMVLSLALSYGGREEILHAARRMAEAIARGELVASRVEESDFEQFLWTKGLPPLDLMVRTSGELRVSNFLLWQAAYAELCFTDALWPDFRTEEFLRCVSQYQQRERRFGLTSAQVKREDPPQRAKA; from the coding sequence ATGGAACGCCCCGTAGTGGTTTCCGCCCTCGAGCTGCAGGTGAAGGCCCGGCCCATGCCGCGCCACGTGGGCATCATCATGGATGGCAACGGCCGCTGGGCGGAGTCCCGGGGGCTGCCCCGGCTGGAGGGCCACCGCGAGGGCAGCGCCAGCGTCCGCGAGGTCACCCGCACCGCGCGCCGCGTGGGCATCCAGGCCCTCACCCTCTACGCCTTCTCCTCGCAGAACTGGGCCCGGCCCGCCGAGGAGGTCGCCGGCCTGATGGAGCTGTTGCGCGACTACCTCGAGCGCGAGCGCGCCGAAATCCTCGACAACGGCATCCGCCTCAATGCAGTGGGTGACGTGGACCGGCTGCCCCGCTACGTGCGCGAGCCGCTGGACCGGCTGATCGCCGACTCCGCGCACAACACCGGCATGGTCCTCTCCCTGGCCCTGTCCTACGGCGGCCGCGAGGAAATCCTCCACGCAGCGCGCCGCATGGCCGAAGCCATCGCCAGGGGCGAGCTGGTGGCCAGCCGGGTGGAGGAGAGCGACTTCGAGCAGTTCCTGTGGACCAAGGGTCTGCCGCCGCTGGACCTGATGGTGCGCACCAGCGGTGAGCTGCGCGTGTCCAACTTCCTCCTCTGGCAGGCGGCATACGCGGAGCTCTGCTTCACGGACGCCCTCTGGCCGGACTTCCGCACCGAGGAGTTCCTCCGCTGCGTGTCGCAGTACCAGCAGCGTGAGCGGCGCTTCGGACTCACTTCCGCCCAGGTGAAGCGGGAGGATCCTCCCCAGCGGGCCAAGGCGTGA
- a CDS encoding SDR family oxidoreductase has translation MKPLKGRIALVAGATRGAGRGIATMLGEAGATVYCTGRSVRGRLASGDKRQETIDETAELVTAKGGKGIAIRVDHSVEAEVVALCDRIRGEQGRLDILVNDIWGGEQLVEFGPPFWMQDPKKGQLMLERAIFTHLLTSRYAVPLMVEKNSGLVVEITDGDHFGYRGSLWYDLVKMTVIRLAFGMSRDLRRTNVTALAVTPGFLRSEEMLDAFGVTEATWRDGTKVDKDFISSESPSFVGRAVAALAADPDVKAKAGRVFSSWDLAREYGFTDLDGSQPHWAEYFERTYGTPYNVAKDTAYTAWLNSPIDVVRPNWPTW, from the coding sequence ATGAAGCCACTCAAAGGACGCATCGCCCTCGTCGCCGGAGCCACGCGTGGGGCCGGGCGTGGCATCGCCACCATGCTCGGCGAGGCCGGCGCCACCGTGTACTGCACGGGCCGTAGCGTGCGCGGCCGCCTCGCCTCGGGCGACAAGCGCCAGGAGACCATCGACGAGACCGCCGAGCTCGTCACCGCGAAGGGTGGCAAGGGCATCGCCATCCGCGTCGACCACTCCGTGGAGGCAGAAGTCGTTGCCCTGTGCGACCGCATCCGCGGCGAGCAGGGCCGGCTGGACATCCTCGTCAACGACATCTGGGGCGGCGAGCAGCTCGTCGAGTTCGGCCCGCCCTTCTGGATGCAGGACCCCAAGAAGGGGCAGCTCATGCTCGAGCGCGCCATCTTCACCCACCTGCTCACCAGCCGGTACGCCGTCCCCCTGATGGTCGAGAAGAACAGCGGCCTCGTCGTCGAAATCACCGACGGCGACCACTTCGGCTACCGCGGCAGCCTCTGGTACGACCTCGTCAAGATGACCGTCATCCGCCTGGCCTTCGGCATGTCGCGGGATTTGCGCCGTACGAATGTCACCGCGCTCGCCGTGACGCCGGGCTTCCTGCGCTCCGAGGAGATGCTCGACGCCTTCGGCGTCACCGAGGCCACCTGGCGCGACGGCACCAAGGTGGACAAGGACTTCATCAGCTCGGAGTCTCCCTCCTTCGTGGGCCGCGCCGTCGCCGCGCTCGCCGCCGACCCCGACGTGAAGGCCAAGGCCGGCCGCGTCTTCTCCTCCTGGGACCTCGCGCGTGAGTACGGCTTCACCGACCTCGACGGCTCCCAGCCCCACTGGGCCGAGTACTTCGAGCGCACCTACGGCACCCCCTACAACGTCGCGAAGGACACCGCGTACACCGCCTGGCTCAACAGCCCCATCGACGTCGTCAGGCCCAACTGGCCGACCTGGTGA
- a CDS encoding helix-turn-helix transcriptional regulator, with product MRADRLMSLTLLLQNRPKMTAGELARELQVSERTIHRDLDALSSAGVPVYATRGATGGVALMEGWRTELTGLTRAELHALATVGAPGALDDLGLSAPLRTGLVKLAASLPAIQKPTLEYARQRLHVDTSSWFSEREPVPHLAVLRDAVWQDRRVSLEYRDFEGKKGQRVVAPYALVIKADRWYLVAGNGEEPRVYRGSRVEGARMLAETFARPPGFDLPSFWREWCKRFGEKRASYEATLRLSLEAEEALRRIRPPADHARIDAAPRARDGTKTVTVDFERESIAVGQLCEVGAGVEVLAPEALRGRLIKLATVLLENHGDPAVRQRAPRPRKTKR from the coding sequence ATGCGTGCCGACCGATTGATGAGCCTGACGCTGTTGCTCCAGAACCGCCCGAAGATGACGGCGGGCGAGCTGGCGAGGGAGCTCCAGGTCTCGGAGCGGACCATCCACCGCGACTTGGATGCGCTCTCCAGCGCGGGCGTGCCGGTGTACGCGACGCGGGGGGCGACGGGCGGGGTGGCGCTGATGGAGGGCTGGCGCACGGAGCTGACGGGCCTGACGCGGGCGGAGCTGCACGCCCTGGCCACGGTAGGGGCGCCCGGGGCGCTGGATGACCTGGGGTTGTCGGCGCCGCTGCGGACGGGGCTGGTGAAGCTGGCGGCGTCCCTGCCTGCGATTCAGAAGCCCACGCTGGAGTACGCACGGCAGCGGCTGCACGTGGACACGTCGTCGTGGTTCTCTGAAAGGGAGCCGGTGCCGCACCTGGCGGTGCTGCGGGACGCGGTGTGGCAGGACCGGCGGGTGTCGCTGGAGTACCGAGACTTCGAGGGCAAGAAGGGACAGCGGGTGGTGGCCCCGTACGCGCTCGTCATCAAGGCGGACCGCTGGTACCTCGTCGCGGGAAATGGGGAGGAGCCGCGCGTGTACCGGGGCTCGCGGGTGGAGGGAGCGCGGATGTTGGCGGAGACCTTCGCCCGGCCACCGGGCTTCGACCTGCCGTCGTTCTGGAGGGAGTGGTGCAAGCGCTTCGGAGAGAAGCGGGCCAGCTACGAGGCCACGCTGCGGCTCAGCCTGGAGGCGGAAGAGGCTCTGCGACGGATCCGCCCGCCCGCGGACCATGCGCGCATCGACGCAGCACCCAGGGCAAGGGATGGCACGAAGACCGTCACGGTGGACTTCGAGCGCGAGTCGATTGCCGTGGGGCAGCTCTGTGAGGTTGGAGCCGGTGTCGAGGTATTGGCACCGGAAGCACTGCGGGGCCGACTCATCAAGCTAGCAACTGTGCTGCTGGAGAATCATGGCGACCCTGCGGTACGGCAGCGTGCCCCCCGCCCCCGGAAGACAAAGCGCTGA
- a CDS encoding tetratricopeptide repeat protein: protein MESILFTGACARSLLLSLTLVLPGFALAQGASSTPLKATGQDGGFRARLQAAARLYEELEYEQALKALAQAKSLAKTDNERVQVALYEGIVLADLGQRPRSLRAFREALTLELDVRLPVKVSPKVERDFETVRKEVRNEREVIARAKPLPAPRQRPSVEAPPATTDRPVQSPSVVVTPTPLPPVSSPADVGLDQPMPDVERARGIRPLPLALLGAGVVAGGVGSYFGLQSRGDIDDARANISVGERSNHLEEARGKALAANILFGVAITAAAGAAITWLTGNDTGSTAEVSP from the coding sequence ATGGAAAGCATTCTTTTCACGGGAGCCTGCGCCCGCTCTCTGCTCCTGAGCCTGACCCTGGTGCTGCCAGGGTTCGCGCTCGCCCAGGGAGCTTCGTCCACGCCGCTGAAGGCCACGGGGCAGGACGGTGGGTTCCGGGCTCGGTTGCAGGCAGCAGCCCGGCTCTATGAGGAGCTGGAGTACGAACAGGCACTCAAGGCGCTGGCCCAGGCGAAGTCGCTGGCGAAGACCGACAACGAGCGGGTCCAGGTGGCGCTCTACGAAGGAATCGTGCTGGCGGACCTCGGTCAGCGGCCCCGCTCGCTCAGGGCCTTCCGCGAAGCGCTGACTTTGGAGCTGGATGTCCGGTTGCCGGTGAAGGTCTCTCCCAAGGTGGAGAGAGATTTCGAAACAGTGCGCAAGGAGGTGCGGAACGAGCGCGAGGTGATTGCCCGTGCGAAGCCGCTACCGGCTCCACGACAGCGCCCCTCTGTCGAGGCACCGCCAGCCACCACCGACCGTCCGGTCCAGTCCCCGAGTGTCGTGGTCACCCCGACTCCACTTCCTCCCGTGTCCTCGCCAGCTGATGTCGGCCTGGACCAGCCCATGCCAGACGTGGAACGTGCTCGCGGCATTCGCCCACTCCCACTGGCGCTCCTTGGGGCCGGGGTGGTGGCTGGCGGAGTGGGGAGCTACTTTGGACTCCAGTCTCGGGGCGACATTGATGACGCTCGGGCGAACATCTCCGTCGGCGAGAGGAGCAACCATCTGGAGGAGGCCAGGGGGAAGGCGCTCGCTGCCAACATCCTCTTCGGAGTTGCCATCACCGCTGCCGCTGGAGCCGCCATCACCTGGTTGACCGGCAACGACACAGGGAGCACGGCGGAGGTGTCTCCATGA